The genome window AATACTTTGCGCGCAGCTCGATGCTGCTGACCTGTTTCGGTTTCGTCATGGCGCTGCCGCTGGGCATGTTCGTGTTTCTGCGCGGTGTGTCCGCGTCCGGCAATGTTGTGTTGTGGGCGTCGGTCGGCATCGGCCTGGTGCTCTCCGTGTCGTGGCTGACGTGGTGGGGCTCCGCCAAAGTGTTCAGCCGCAAAATGAAAGACGTCCACACCCTGAAAGAACCGCAGCTGGACTGATCCGGCCAACTCCTGCGCCGCCCTCACCCGTTCATTGCGTTTTCACCGCTTTTTGCCCGATGTCGCGGCGGAAGTGCGCGCCCTCCCAGCGGATTTTATCGACGGCGCGGTAGGCGGTGTCGATGGCCTGGGTGATGTCTTTGCCCGTTGCCGTGACGCCCAGCACGCGACCGCCGTGGGTGACGATGTGGTCGCCCTCGACTTTGGTTCCGGCGTGGAACACCACCGCTTCCGGAATCGAGGCCACCTGCGCCAGCCCGGAAATGGCCTGGCCTTTTTCATACGAGCCGGGGTAGCCGCCGGCGGCCATCACCACACACACCGCCGCGTCCGGTTTCCATTCCAGATGAATTTTTTCGAGCGTGCCGTCGGCGCAGGCTTTGAGCGCGGGCACGATGTCCGACTGCATCCGCATCATCAGCGGTTGCGTTTCCGGATCGCCCATGCGGCAGTTGAACTCCAGTACCTTGGGTCCGTCGGCGGTGAGCATCAGTCCCGCGTACAGAATGCCTTTATATAAAATGTCCTGCTCTTGCAGACCGCGCAGCGTTGGCAGCAGGATGCGTTCGACCACCTGCTCTTTGAGCGCGGGAGTGAAAACAGGTGTCGGCGAATACGCGCCCATGCCGCCGGTATTGGGACCGGCATCGCCGTCGAGCGCGGCCTTGTGATCCTGCGCCGCTTCGAGCGCCACCACGGTGTGGCCGTCGGTGAAGGCGAGGATGGAGATCTCCTGTCCTTCGAGGCATTGTTCGATGACCACTTGGTTGCCGGACTCGCCGAACGTTTTTGCGCCCATGATCTGCTCAACGGCATCCACCGCTTCCGCTTCGTTTTTGCAGACGAACACACCCTTGCCCGCTGCCAGTCCGTCGGCCTTCACCACCAGCGCCCCTTTGCCGTGGCAATACGCTTTCGCCGCGTCCTTGTCTTCGAACACGTCGAAGTCGGCGGTGGGGATGTTGTGGGTCTTCATCAGATCCTTGGCGAAGGCCTTGCTGCCTTCGAGCAGTGCGCCCTGGGCGGTGGGGCCGACGATCTTCAGGCCCTGGCTTTCGAACAGATCGACGATGCCCATCACCAACGGTTGTTCGGGGCCGACGACGGTGAGATCGACCCGGTTTTCGAGCGCGATGGCGAGCAGGGAATCGAGATCGGTAGCGGAGACGGAGATGTTGCGGGCCAGTCCCTCGGTGCCGGCATTGCCCGGCGCGCAGAAGACTTCGGTGACGAGGGGGCTTTGCTTGATTTTCCACACCAACGCGTGTTCGCGACCGCCGCCGCCGATGACCAGTATTTTCATGCCCCTCCGTTCCTTATTATATTATTCAGTTCCGGTTCCTCAGTTGGCCTGAATTTTATAGAAAAACGCCACCTCGTACAATTTTAATCGTGCCGCCTCACAAGCCCCGCCAATCCATGCTATTTTGAGACGCAGGCGACGCCTGAGGAAACAGGCCACGCCTGAGGAAACGGGCTGACGCATTGAGGGCGAACGCTGATTCGGAGAGCACAGCCTAAAGCGAAAGGCATTATGATCCGCATTGAAGGACTGTCCAAATCGTTCGGCGGCAAACCCGTGCTCCGCGACTTTTCGCTGGAGATCGGGGAAGGGGAGCGTTTCGTTTTGCTGGGCCGCAGCGGGTGCGGCAAAACCACGTTGCTGCGCTGCATCGCCGGGTTCGAGCGTCCCGATGCCGGCAGCATTTTCATAGAAGGCCGCGCCGTCAACAGCTTGCCTGTCGAGCGCCGTCCCATTGGTTTCATCTTCCAACGCCACGCCCTGTTTCCGCACAAGACCGTGTACGACAACATCGCCGTCGGGCCGCGCATCCGCGGTGAAGCGGAACAGGATATTCAAGACAAGATCGACGCGCTGCTGGCGATCACGCGCCTGACCGGGTTGCGCCATGCCTGGCCGAACCAGTTGAGCGGCGGCGAATCGCAACGTGTCGCCCTGGCGCGCGCCGTCATCAATCGGCCCAAGGTGCTGTTGCTCGACGAACCCCTGTCGGCGCTTGACGCCAGCCTGCGCCAGAATCTGCGCGACGAGTTGGTGGAGATGCAGAAGGCGTTCGGCATTACGTTTTTATTCGTCACCCACGATCAGGAAGAAGCCATGAGCCTCGCCGACCGCATGAGCATTCTGGAAGACGGGCAGTTGTTGCAGGTGGGCGCACCGGAACAGTTGTACGACCGTCCGGCGGACCGCTTCGTTGCCGAATTTCTGGGCGGGGTCAATCGCCTGCCCGGCGTGGTGAAAAGCGAAGCCGCGTCCGGATGCCGCGTGACGCTGGATGACAGCCTTCAGTTGCTGGCGGGAGGCGAATTGCGATTCCCGGTGGGAACGCCGGTCGATGTGTTCTTCCGTCCGGAACGGGCCGGGCTGGCAGACGAACCCGGTACGCGCACCGGGATGAACCGAGTGGAAGGCGTGCTCGAACACAAAGCGTTTTACGGCAGTCACACCCGGTACCGGGTGCGGTTGCTCCACGGCCCGGCGGTGACGGTACAGGTGCGGCACGGCATCGATGCCGGTCTGCGCGTCGGCATGCGGGTGTGGGTGGAAGTTGCGATCGAAGACACCTTGCTCTACCAGCGAGAGAAAGGGAATGAAAACGATGCCTGACTGGAAACGTCATCTCCGGGTTGTAACGGCTGCGTTGCTGTGGTGTGCGGTGATGGGCTTCGCGCCGGGTTGTGGCGGCGACGCGACCGATACCAAGCGCAAGCTGATCGTGGCCACCGACGCCACCCTGCCGCCGATGTCGTTTCTGGACGAGACCAACCGGCTCGCTGGATTCGAAGTCGATCTCATCGCAGCGGTGGCGAAGCAGGCGGGATTCGAGTACGACCTCATCAATGTCGAGTGGAACGGACTGTTCGGCGGGCTCATCACGAAGAAGTACGACCTCGTCATCAGTTCCGTCACCATCCTCGACGAAAGAAAAGAACGCATGGCGTTCAGCGTGCCGTATCTCAAAAGCGGGCTGTCGCTGGTGGTGCGGCGCGACACAGAGGGCGTCGCGTCGCTGCAAGACGTGCAGGCAAACGGCGGCACCGTCGGCGCGCAACGCGCCACCACGGCGTACTTTTATCTGGAAGATTATCCCAAGCTCAACAAGCAGGCGTACGAACTGTACGGTCACGCCATTCAGGATTTGATCAAGGGCGAAGTCCTCGCCGTGCTGGGCGAAAGCACGGGCACGCTGTATTACAAAAACAACGACGCGGCGGTGTTCCAGGAGATCAAGATGGTGGGCGACATTTTGACCGAGGAGCATTACGGCATCGTGGCGCGCAAAGGCGAAACGGAATTATTAAATAGAGTGAATGCCGCGTTGCAGACACTGCTCGCCAACGGCACGGTGCAACGCCTGCACGACAAGTGGGAACTGGGCCGGGCGGCGGTGGTGCCGCAATCCATTGCGAAACCGGAAGGCACGTGAGCATGGATTCCGCACGGCAACAATCCGGTGCCGTCTCCAAACTGGCGTGGAACCTGGTGGTGGCGGCCAGTTTCATTCTACTCATCTACCTGCCGGCGGAAGATGCGCTGATGGGGCGCGCCGTGCCGGGCAGTTACCTGGGGTTGATGCAGCTGTTGCCCATTGGCATCGCCTACACGCTGGGGGTGACGCTGGCGGGCAGCCTTGCCGCCATCCTGGTCGGCCTCATCGTCTCCTTCGGCAAGCTGTCGGGGAAACGTCCCTTGCAGCTGGCCGCGTCCCTGTACACCGAAGCCCTGCGCGGCATACCCCTCCTCGTGTTTCTGTTTTACATCTATTACGCGCTGGGTGAAGTCTTTCAGGTGCCGAAGTTGCTGGCGGCGATTCTGGGATTCGGTTTCAGTTACGGCGCGTACATGGCCGACGTGTTCCGCGCCGGGATCGAGGCGGTGCCGAAGGAGCAGGGCGAGGCGGCGCGCAGTCTCGGCATGAACGCGCAGCAGGCGATGTTTCAGATCATCCTGCCGCAGGCGTGGCGGACCATCATCCCGGCGATCGGCAACCAGACGCTGGGCATGTTGAAGGACACCAGCCTCGTCTCCGTGCTCGCCATCAGCGACATCCTGCGCGTGGCGAATCAGTACGCGGCGACGCACTTCAATTACTTTGAGACGTACACGTATGTGGCGCTCACCTACCTGTTGCTGACCCTGTTGTTCTCGAAAGTCGTGGATTTGCTGGAACGCCGCGTGGCCATTCACTAACCCGGCGGCGCCGGGAGCCGGCAAATGCAATTGAGATAGTGGTTGTGATTCTGAACGCAGTAAAGAATCGATGGTTTTCTTTCTTGGCTGAAAGGGGAAGGGGCATCGGTAACCTCCCCTCAATCCCCTCCTTGAGAAGGAGGGGAGGAAAACTGTGGAGTGCGCCCACGGACCATCGAAATGGAAGGAGAGAATTAGCCCTTTGCCTCAGGCGCAGCCTGCGCCCACGGACTATCGAATGGGAAGGGGAGAATTAGCTCATCGGCCTCCGGGTGCAACCCGGCGCTACATGAAGAATTCCATGTACACCATCCAGCCGATCATGGAGAGGACGAGGATGGTGTAGCCGACATGAACCCAGATGGTGAAGATGGGGTTTTCCTGGCGCTTCGGCGGTGGTTTTGGCGAGTCGTTGTCCATGCGCTCACTTTATCATATTTGCCCCGGCTATGGCACCGTGGTCGATAAACGGGATTGCGTCCTGATGAGAGGTCGATATGTCATTCTGCACGCAGTGAAGAATCTCTGTTTTTCTTCAGTGCGGGAAAGAGGAAAGGTCATTGGTAACCTCCCCTCAATCCCCTCCTTGAAAAGGAGGGGATAGGTAAGAGGTGGCGCAAAACGTTTGATCCCACCGGGAACCCAGAAGGAAAAAGCCCCCCAGCCCCCTTCGGAGAAGGGGGAGCCCATCGCCCACCGGTCAGCGTCGGCTCACCGGGTGTTAGCTCGTTTCTTCCGGGCGAGGCCCGGCCATCCGCCTCCGGACGCAGTCCGGGCAATCTGCCTCCGGGTGCAACCCGGTTAACGCAGGTAGCAGTTGTTCGGGAAATCGACGATGCGCATGGGACCCGGAAAGTGCTGCCAGTGGCCGCGCGGCAGGGTGTTGAGCATTTCCTGGACGTTCATGACGGACACCTTGTCAGTGCCGTTGTAGTAGTAGAGGCGGTTGACGGCCCAGCAGTCGGCTAGGCTCGTCTGGCGGCGCTGTTCGGACACCGTGGTCGCGGGGTTGACGACGAAACCCAGCACGTGGCGGCCGCACTCGCGGAAGTACATGAACTCCTGCATGAGGGGGCTCGGTTTCATGGCGGCCAGCGCGTGGAAATTGACATTCAGGACGGGCAGGCCACGGAAGGTGTACGACGCTTCCACTGCCGGGGCTTTCCGGTCTTTCGCCTTGACCACCGTCACCTGCCGCGAGGAGTGGTCGAGGCAGGAATACTTCGGGTCCATGTCCGCCAGGGCGGTTGCGGGGAGTCCCAACACCACCATCCAAATCACTGCCAGCCTGAAAACGCGCATGCTTCCTCCAAATCCTGTATGGGTTTGATTATCAGTAGGTTCCGGGAATTTTGTCCGACGGAGAAGCTTAGATTAATCCATAGGCTCCATAAATTCAACTTTTTGCGGGATATTTCCGTTAAAGAAACAGGGCCGTTTTGGGCCCTGATGTGGAACCGTATTGAATATGGGGCCGTCAGAGTGAATGGGAAGCTCCCGGCTCGTTCCCGTATTCCATACGGCGGCACCCCCCAATGCGGGTTGGGGGGTGTTTTTATTGGGATGCGGTGGGGGGCGGTTGCGATTTCAGCCGAAACCCATGTGGTGCCGCTTGGGAAACGGTTGTAGCGGTGTTATATTAAACATAGGAACACTTCGTTGTGCCCGCACACCGGCGCGTCATGCATTTTGGGGGCGAACTGGGATCGACGGGAGTAAAGAGACGAAGGTGGCATGCAGGGGATACCGTTGGCCCCTAAAAAAACGGTAAAAACCATAATCGCCAATGATTATGAAGTAGCTGTAGCTGCGTAACTAACCCTTACCAGTTGCCGTCCCGTTCTCTTCTGTTCGCGAGGAGGATATGGACGTCATTTCTGCGAACTCGCTGTACACTTCGTGTCTCGGGAGTGTGTGGTTAAACTTTAGAGACTGGCTGGCATGCAATCCTGTTCGCGGGAGTAATGCCGGCGAGATTCAAAACGCGGACTAAGCATGTAGATGCCTTTTGTTAAAGACTTCCGGACGGGGGTTCAATTCCCCCCGCCTCCACCAATTTTCAGTCCGATAAAATCCAAGCAGGTCCATAAGTCCGTGTAAAAGCGGGCTTTTTGGTTTTGGGGCCGGTTCCGGGTCCACCTGGTGGGGTGGTTGCGGAAGCAGTAGGCCATGGAGTTTGCATTCGAGGGAAGTCGCAAGCGATTGCCGCTATTTGGATGTTGGGCAACTGCATCAGATGGGTAAAGTCTATGATGAAGAATTGTGCGAGCGTATCAATGAAAACCGAAAATTGGGTATTTAAGATTTCTTAAATGTGGCGACCGATACAAGGCATCGGCCCCTCTTGGACCAATTTGATTTTCTTCCAAGCTCAATTTTTCCAGGTTTGGAAATGCTTTTGATCCGGCTAGTGCCCGGGCACCTTCATCTCCTATCATGTTGTAATCCAGTAATAATCGTTTCAAGCCGGAAAAATTTTCGGACTCCGCCAAAGCTTGAACCCCTTGGTCATTAATTTGATTGTGAGATAGATTTATAATTTTAATATTTCTGATGCTTGAAGATTGAGCCAGCAACCGTGCGGACTGGGAGCTTAAGTTATTTTTTTTTAAATTAAGCTCCGTCAAATCCGTTAAAAACTGGGTTTCCAGTAAGGCCTCCAACCCCAAATCTCCCATAAGGTGGGACTCCAGGTTATTCAGCTCGCCATTTTCTTTTAATTTTCGAAAGTTTATTTTGAAATTAAATTTAGCGCAGGCGTCTTTTCCCGACTGGCCCAGGGGGTTTCCAGTCATGACTAGTGTGTCGAGTGACTTTAGCAGGAAAGGTGCCTGGGTCAGGGCATGGGCGCCCTGATCTGTAATTTTATTAAAGCTCAGGTTCAATTCGTTGAGTTGAGATTCGGAAAGCTTAGCCAGCAAAATATTGGCTCCCTGGTCGCTAATGTTGTTTCTGTAAAGCACGAGAGTTTCCAGTTGTTTGAATAGTGGGGAGCCCACCAGTTCCTTTAATGCTTTATCCGTGACGCCGCTTTTTTCTATGCTCAGGTGCCTCAGGTTGCTCAAATGCTTGGAATTTCCCAAAGCCTGGATACCCTGAATGCCAGGATCGACACCGTGCAAGACCAGTTTTTTTATGGTTTGAATTTCCGGAATACTGGCCAGATGGGACACACCCTGGGCGTCAATGGGTTTTGAAATAATTCTCAAGGTGTCCGGGTTAAAACGCAGTTTTTTTTTGATGTAGGATTCGACTTGATCCAAGCTCCAAAAAGAACTCGATCCGGTAGTAAAGAAAAACGCGAGGACCAAAATGGAAAGACGAACTTGCAGTGCAAGAGATTTCCTGTTTCCAAATTGTTCAGGCATTGGGTTTGGCCTCAACTACCGCCTTTTTTAGAGTTTCTCTGCTTGGCAAACCGGAGGGCTTCCCGCTATCTAAATAAATCCGGCACTTCCGGCCATAGCTTGCGTCAGCCATGGAGTTGCCTTCTACATCTTTACCGTTGATTCGAATTGAGGGGGAGCCAAGAAAGCGCATGGTTTGAGCCATTTTTTCCGAGGTGATGTCTATAGATTGAATGTCTGCCTGAACGCCTTCTTCCGCAACCACCTGCTGGAGCATGGCAAGGGCGGGTTCATGGTTCGGGCAATCGGCAAAATAAAGTAATTCGATTTTCATTTTAAGAAAATTTTTTAAGTGTTGTCTTGATTTGGAGCTCATGAAATTTTAATAGACAATGTAAATATCCGCATTTTCCATGGCTTTTACCATTTCAGACAGGGAGACCGGTGTTAAGTTGGGATCGATTTCAGAGCTGTCGATATTATATAAAACGGTCATGGTTTTGTTTATATAAAGCTTCGCACCCCTTTCCTTCAGGAATGCCAGATAGTCGCCATAGTTGTCTGGAATGGTTTCCAGCTTTTCATTGAATTGTTCCGCCAGTGCTTTTTTCTCTCTATCCGGAAGTGGGGCACGGTCCATGTCGGTCGCGGCGGGGCCCAGGATGCGCCACTTTTTCTTAACCGATGTCACCGCACTTCCATCAAAAAGAAGAGTGACCCGGTGCCCCCCATGCAGGGCCGCCCAGGCCAGGTTGGGCGCGACACAAATCTGGGCATCATCTTTTTCCAGCGAAGTTTTAATATGAAAGAGAAAATGCTTCTTCGAGTTGGCGGACGGAGTGGTTTCACTGATTGCTCCGCTGGGGAAAGCCAGAAACAGCGCCCCGGCACCAAGAATCAGTAAAATTGTTTTAGCAAGAGTCTTTCGTCTCAGGCAAACCAGTGACATTTCATTGTTCCTTTCGCGTTCAAATCGATCAAAATCAGAGGGGTTGCTTTCCGGTTTCTACCGTGCCGCTCGGTTCGGTTTCGATTTGGATTTCAATGGTATTTGTTAGATTGGCCAAGGCTTTCGATTCTTCGAGAACTTTGGCGCCGCGCTCCCCAATAGGGTTTCCCCACATTTTTAAAATTTTAAGGTTCTGGAATCCGATCGAATTGGCCAAATCTTGCGCCCCTTTTTCGTTTATTTGATTCCATTGCAAATCAAACTCCCTCAAAGCATCCAGGTGAGTGACCTGACTCAAAATGCGGGCTCCCTGGTCGCCAAGTTGATTCCGGCTTATGTTCAGTGTGTGGAGTTTTCGGAGCATCGGAAAGCGGGTTTTTCCAAGAAAGCATTCCGCTCCCTCTGGGCCGATAAAATTGCCCGGGACTTCCAGGATTTCAAGGCTGGACAAAACGGGCGACTGTACCAGGCTGCAAAATCCTTTGTCCCCAATTTGGTTATTGCCGAGCAAAAGGGTTTTGAGATTCTTGAAATTGCCGGAGTTCGCCAATGCCTTGGCTCCTTCCGGGCCAATGGTATTGTTGGATAAATCCAGGTATTCCAATTTATTTAATAGTGAATGAGCTAAAGCGCGTGCTCCTTCCGAATCCACCTTGTTTCCCCACATGCTTAAATAATTCACATTGGAAAACGCTTCCGAGTTGGCGATGGCGGCGACTCCCGCGGAACCGATTAGATTGTTCTTAAAATCTACTTTTATGAGATTGCTCAAGTACTTGGAATTGGCCAGGGCAATGGCCCCTTGGTCCTTCATTTCATGCGATGAAAGAATCAACGTTTCGACCTTGGACAACATTCTTGAATCTGCCAGTTGTTGAATTCCTTCATCTTTGAGTATGCCACCGCGGCTCATGTTCAAATGCTTGCCGCCATCCCTTAAATCTTTAAAAATGAGCTTGTTGATGTCGAAGGCATAAGCAAGATTTGCCGTGAGGGCCAGGAGGCCCAGTAAGGAAAAGAATGTGCGAAAAGGGAGATGCATAATTTAAAAAAAATTAAGGGAAGTTATGAACCACCAGGTTGACTTCCAATCCATCGGATAAGAATCCGGAGTGGTCTTTGCCCGCCAGAGTGGTGATGATTCCGTTTGTATCCACTTTGCGAAGACGGCTGTTCAGGCGGTCGGTGAAGTAAAGATTTCCCTTCTCATCGAAAGCCATGCTTGCCGGTCCGTTGATCTGCGCATCCACCGCCGGGCCGCCGTCCCCTTCGAACCCGGCCTCGCCGGTGCCAGCAACCCGGTGTATGATGCCATTCAGGTCGATTCTGCGAATCACATGCGACGTCTGCTCTGCGACATATAAATCCCCGTTCGGAGAAAATTTGAGATCTCCAGGCGACCGGATTCCCGCCTTCACCGCTGGTCCCCCATCGCTGTGATCTTCAAACTCCCCGGTGCCCGCGAATACTGTGACCGCAAACTCCGGGTCGATTTTCCAGATCAGGCTTTTGC of Nitrospina watsonii contains these proteins:
- the purD gene encoding phosphoribosylamine--glycine ligase gives rise to the protein MKILVIGGGGREHALVWKIKQSPLVTEVFCAPGNAGTEGLARNISVSATDLDSLLAIALENRVDLTVVGPEQPLVMGIVDLFESQGLKIVGPTAQGALLEGSKAFAKDLMKTHNIPTADFDVFEDKDAAKAYCHGKGALVVKADGLAAGKGVFVCKNEAEAVDAVEQIMGAKTFGESGNQVVIEQCLEGQEISILAFTDGHTVVALEAAQDHKAALDGDAGPNTGGMGAYSPTPVFTPALKEQVVERILLPTLRGLQEQDILYKGILYAGLMLTADGPKVLEFNCRMGDPETQPLMMRMQSDIVPALKACADGTLEKIHLEWKPDAAVCVVMAAGGYPGSYEKGQAISGLAQVASIPEAVVFHAGTKVEGDHIVTHGGRVLGVTATGKDITQAIDTAYRAVDKIRWEGAHFRRDIGQKAVKTQ
- a CDS encoding ABC transporter ATP-binding protein codes for the protein MIRIEGLSKSFGGKPVLRDFSLEIGEGERFVLLGRSGCGKTTLLRCIAGFERPDAGSIFIEGRAVNSLPVERRPIGFIFQRHALFPHKTVYDNIAVGPRIRGEAEQDIQDKIDALLAITRLTGLRHAWPNQLSGGESQRVALARAVINRPKVLLLDEPLSALDASLRQNLRDELVEMQKAFGITFLFVTHDQEEAMSLADRMSILEDGQLLQVGAPEQLYDRPADRFVAEFLGGVNRLPGVVKSEAASGCRVTLDDSLQLLAGGELRFPVGTPVDVFFRPERAGLADEPGTRTGMNRVEGVLEHKAFYGSHTRYRVRLLHGPAVTVQVRHGIDAGLRVGMRVWVEVAIEDTLLYQREKGNENDA
- a CDS encoding basic amino acid ABC transporter substrate-binding protein translates to MPDWKRHLRVVTAALLWCAVMGFAPGCGGDATDTKRKLIVATDATLPPMSFLDETNRLAGFEVDLIAAVAKQAGFEYDLINVEWNGLFGGLITKKYDLVISSVTILDERKERMAFSVPYLKSGLSLVVRRDTEGVASLQDVQANGGTVGAQRATTAYFYLEDYPKLNKQAYELYGHAIQDLIKGEVLAVLGESTGTLYYKNNDAAVFQEIKMVGDILTEEHYGIVARKGETELLNRVNAALQTLLANGTVQRLHDKWELGRAAVVPQSIAKPEGT
- a CDS encoding amino acid ABC transporter permease; translation: MDSARQQSGAVSKLAWNLVVAASFILLIYLPAEDALMGRAVPGSYLGLMQLLPIGIAYTLGVTLAGSLAAILVGLIVSFGKLSGKRPLQLAASLYTEALRGIPLLVFLFYIYYALGEVFQVPKLLAAILGFGFSYGAYMADVFRAGIEAVPKEQGEAARSLGMNAQQAMFQIILPQAWRTIIPAIGNQTLGMLKDTSLVSVLAISDILRVANQYAATHFNYFETYTYVALTYLLLTLLFSKVVDLLERRVAIH
- a CDS encoding DF family (seleno)protein: MSSKSRQHLKNFLKMKIELLYFADCPNHEPALAMLQQVVAEEGVQADIQSIDITSEKMAQTMRFLGSPSIRINGKDVEGNSMADASYGRKCRIYLDSGKPSGLPSRETLKKAVVEAKPNA
- a CDS encoding DsrE family protein; amino-acid sequence: MSLVCLRRKTLAKTILLILGAGALFLAFPSGAISETTPSANSKKHFLFHIKTSLEKDDAQICVAPNLAWAALHGGHRVTLLFDGSAVTSVKKKWRILGPAATDMDRAPLPDREKKALAEQFNEKLETIPDNYGDYLAFLKERGAKLYINKTMTVLYNIDSSEIDPNLTPVSLSEMVKAMENADIYIVY